Sequence from the Gemmatimonas sp. genome:
ACGTTCTCGCAGCTCGTCAAATCGCTCACGTTCTATCGCGGAACGGGCGAAGCTGCCACGTACTTCCGCTTCGCCGGCGGCGTGATCGGCACGCGGATCCAGATGTCGCGCGCCTTCGCGCCCGGCGCTGAACTGGTCGACGGCTCACCGCTCATTCCGCAGCAGGAGCGCATCTTCGCGGGCGGACAGAGTTCGGTGCGGGGCTACCAGCAGAATCTGCTCGGTCCGCTGGTGTACGTGGTCTCGGGGGCGAATGTCATCGACACGGTCGGCGCCAATGGTGAGCGGGTGGTCGTGGTGAAAGATGGCGCCCGATATGATCGCGCTGTGCCCCGCGGTGGCACGGCGATGGTCGTCGCGAATCTCGAGTGGCGCCGCGGCTTCCGCTTCATTGCCGAGCAGCTGCAGTTTGCCGCCTTCGTCGATGCTGGCAATGTCTGGGAGACGCAGTCCGAGGGTTTTCGTTGGGGTAACCTGCGCGCCACGCCCGGTCTCGGTCTTCGCGTCGTGACGCCGCTGGGCCCCTTCCGCGTGGACGTCGGCTATCAGCCGTACGAACCACGCGAGGGGCGAGCGCTGTTCTTCACCTCTGGCGACAACAAGGGGACGACCGGCGAGATCCTGTGTGCGAGCCCGCGCGATATCAGCGATCCCCGCGCGATCGATATCTTCGACTGTCCGAGTACGTACCGTCCGCCCACCGGCCGCGGCGTGCTGTCGCGCCTCACGTTCCACTTCGGCCTCGGACAGGCGTTCTGATGGCGGCGTCAGACGCTAACGGCGCGACCGAAACGGTGCCCGCCATGTCATCGCGCCAGCGGCGCTTCTGGTGGGCGGCCGCCATACTGCTCGGTGCGATGGGCGGCTTGGGGATCACTTACTACGTCGCGGTGAATACCGAGAGCGGTCGTCGGTGGCTGCTCAGCACCATGATCTCCAGCGTCAATGGATTGTTCGGCGGACGCGGTACGCTCCGCGTGGGCATCCTGCGCTCGATCAGTCCCACGCATATCGTGGCCGACAACGTGTCGCTGGTCGATACCGCCGGTGTGCCCGTGGTGTCGGCGCAGCATCTGGAAGGCACGATCGCGATCACCGATCTGCTCGACAAGGCGATTCACATTCAGAGCCTAGCGGTTCGCGGACTCCGTCTCGATCTCAAGCGGGACGAGAAAGGGCCGTGGAACATCGCGTACATCATTTCGGGTGACACCGTCAAGAAGACGCCGCGTGCCACGCCCGGCTTTGGCGATGACATTCGCGTGGACTCGTTGATGGTCGACGGCGGACGTATTGCGACCATCTCGCCATGGGCTCCGCATCCCGTCTTCATGGGTGCGGCCCGCGACAGCGTGATCGCCGTCAAGGACAGCCTGCACGATATCGTGCGCACGACCAACGGTACGTACTTCGAGCGTCGGCTCGTGGTGCTGGAACGGGTACGCGCCCGCGACGCGATCATTGTCGATGTCGAGAAGCGACCAGCGTCGATGCAGATCGATACCCTGAGCGGCGTCATCTCCGATCCACCGATTCGTATCGCGCAGGCTGCCGGCGCCCTCCGTTGGACGGGCGACTCGCTGCAGTTCAACCTCGGCGATGTGCGCCTGCCGGCATCGACCGGTACCGCCGTTGGCACCATCGATTGGCACAACCCCGGTCCGCTGCGCTACGACGTGGTCATCAAAACCAACGCCGGTCTCACCGACCTCCAGTGGATCTGGGACGTCCTGCCCTCAGACGGACGAGGATCCGCGACGGTGCGCATGCGCACGCTGGCGAATCCCGATGACGTCGAGTTTGCGTTGTCCGCGCTGGATGTGAAGAGCGGCGCGTCGCGCATCACTGGCGGCATCGACATCGTGCTGAAACCGGCGCAAATGCTCCTGCAGCGGGTCGACCTCGCATTTGTGCCGCTGCAGAGCGACCTGCTGCGTCGCATCAGCTACGACGCGCTGCCCCCGGAGATTCGCGGCACGTTCACGGGAACGCTTTTGGCACGCGATGGTGGGCCGCTCACGGCCTTCAAGATGGATCGGCTCGACGCGCGCTTTGCCGACGCGCTCGTGCCGGGCGGCGCCGTCTCCAGCGCGATCCTCCGCGGCACGGTCGCGATCGGGGAACGCCCGCGCGCCTGGGGAATGACACTCGATGACGCACGGGTGGATTTGCGGTCGATTCGTGCGCTGTCGCCGGCGCTCATTCCCGAGATGCCGGCCATCGATGGCATCCTCACCGCGCGTGGCGTGATCCGCTCGGCCGACCTCGACGCGGTCGATCTCACCAACATCGGGCTCACGTGGACCGACGCGGTGGGCAACGTGTCGACCATCCGCGGCGAGCTTCGTGCGCAATACGCCGGCGCGAATGCGAACGCGCCATTGGTGCATGCCGTATTGCAGCTCGATCCGCTGTCGATGCGTGCGCTGGCGCGGATTGACACCACACTACCCCTTCGCGGCGCGATCTCCGGGCGGGTCACGCTCGACGGCCGCACCGACGCGATGCGCTGGACGGCGGCCCTTCGCGCATCCGACGGTAGCGGCGCGGTGGCCGCAAAGAGCGCGAATGCGGACGGTAGTGCGGTCACCATGCAAGGCACGGCGGCGCTCACGCCGTCCACCTGGCAGCTCACTGCCAACGGTGCGCTCAATCAGTTCGATCTGCGCGCCTGGATGGGGCGGGCTGCCGTGCCGTCCACCGCCATCGACGGGACGGTCTCACTGTCGGCGCAAGGGCCGCGCACGGCGGCCGGTGCGCCCGCCACCGACAGCGTGAGTCGCTCACGGATTTCGGGCAGCGTGGTGGCCGACTGGAAGCAGACGGCGGCCGATGATCGCCCCGCGTTCGATCTGCTCGGTAGCGTATCGCTCGGGGCCGAGCGATTGAAGGTCGATTCCGCCACGGCCCACATCGGTGGCGTGACGTTCGACGCGCGCGGCGCGTTGGCGCGCGATTCGATGCAGGTGGATACGCTCACGCTGTCGGCGCGCGCCGACTCCCTGGGCGCCGTTCGCGCGCAGCTGGGTCGGCTTGCCGCCATGATGCAATCGGTTGATAGCAGCACCGCCACGTCGCTGCGCAATCTCGCGGCCGATACGCTCGAAGGCGACCTCTCGCTCTCCGGCTACCTCTTCGGAAGCTTGACGGATGCCGGTGCCACCGCCGCCATCGGCGCGCGCGCCATGCAGGTCGGCGCGATCCGCGTCGGACGTGTGTTCGGCTCGGCCAAGGCCGATCACGTTTTCACACGTCCCGCATTCGAGGGCGCCGCCACCGCCGACGACATCGACGGCCTCGGCGCAATCCGTTTGCAGACCGTCGGATTTCGCGTCGAGCAGGCGAACGCGGACAGCGGCTTGCTGGTCCTCGATGTCAGCTCGCAGACCGAGGCTCATCTCCTGGCCCGCGGGGTGTACACGCGATCGCCGTCGCAAGTCGCCGTCGCCCTCGATTCGCTGCGTCTGTCGTATGCTGATGTCGTGTGGCGCACCGCGAAGCCGATTACGTTCAAGCAGGACTCGTCCGGTTTTTACCTCTTCCCGCTCGAGCTACGCTCGAACTCGACCGGTGTGCTCACCGCCGCCGCGGATGTGCCGAAGAACAGCAATATCTCCGGCTCGGTCCGACTCGAGCAGTTCCCGGTGGGTGAGATTGCGGCGCTTCTCGCGGGCACGCCTACGTTCGCGGGGACACTGAGCGGGACGGCGGAGCTCACCGGCACGCGACCAATGCCGTTGCTGTCGTGGACGCTGCGCGGCGACTCGCTCGGGATCCAGGGTTTCCGCCTCCCCTCGATCAATTCCACTGGACGCTACGCCGACCGCTCGCTCCTCGCCTCGGCGGTCCTCACGGATTCGCTCGGCGGAGCGCTGCGGGCCGAAGCGCGCGTGCCCATCGATCTCGCCATCGCGTCGGTC
This genomic interval carries:
- a CDS encoding translocation/assembly module TamB domain-containing protein, which gives rise to MAASDANGATETVPAMSSRQRRFWWAAAILLGAMGGLGITYYVAVNTESGRRWLLSTMISSVNGLFGGRGTLRVGILRSISPTHIVADNVSLVDTAGVPVVSAQHLEGTIAITDLLDKAIHIQSLAVRGLRLDLKRDEKGPWNIAYIISGDTVKKTPRATPGFGDDIRVDSLMVDGGRIATISPWAPHPVFMGAARDSVIAVKDSLHDIVRTTNGTYFERRLVVLERVRARDAIIVDVEKRPASMQIDTLSGVISDPPIRIAQAAGALRWTGDSLQFNLGDVRLPASTGTAVGTIDWHNPGPLRYDVVIKTNAGLTDLQWIWDVLPSDGRGSATVRMRTLANPDDVEFALSALDVKSGASRITGGIDIVLKPAQMLLQRVDLAFVPLQSDLLRRISYDALPPEIRGTFTGTLLARDGGPLTAFKMDRLDARFADALVPGGAVSSAILRGTVAIGERPRAWGMTLDDARVDLRSIRALSPALIPEMPAIDGILTARGVIRSADLDAVDLTNIGLTWTDAVGNVSTIRGELRAQYAGANANAPLVHAVLQLDPLSMRALARIDTTLPLRGAISGRVTLDGRTDAMRWTAALRASDGSGAVAAKSANADGSAVTMQGTAALTPSTWQLTANGALNQFDLRAWMGRAAVPSTAIDGTVSLSAQGPRTAAGAPATDSVSRSRISGSVVADWKQTAADDRPAFDLLGSVSLGAERLKVDSATAHIGGVTFDARGALARDSMQVDTLTLSARADSLGAVRAQLGRLAAMMQSVDSSTATSLRNLAADTLEGDLSLSGYLFGSLTDAGATAAIGARAMQVGAIRVGRVFGSAKADHVFTRPAFEGAATADDIDGLGAIRLQTVGFRVEQANADSGLLVLDVSSQTEAHLLARGVYTRSPSQVAVALDSLRLSYADVVWRTAKPITFKQDSSGFYLFPLELRSNSTGVLTAAADVPKNSNISGSVRLEQFPVGEIAALLAGTPTFAGTLSGTAELTGTRPMPLLSWTLRGDSLGIQGFRLPSINSTGRYADRSLLASAVLTDSLGGALRAEARVPIDLAIASVEKRLLSDQVDAKITADSLRLDGLPLSIDGVQRLRGRVSGQLALSGNMDRPVARGAMTADGVGAFFRDLNIEPTDGRVVLRAAEDSLILETLRIRSGGALDTIGASGTLRFHAGEPSTVALKVSANNAVLSRQRDGTDLDLSGNLTLVGPLKRPTLSGAIFVPRANLVFDPLGARNALDLSSEAARELLGAEEVPVAETAAQSLAALGSFLNVENARVDLGNEVWVQTPESRVKVSGGLSIAMSGDRLALEGELNANRGQYRLDLGVVSRSFTVDSGRVRFFGSSAIAPTLDISATNTVRVSGGSAIPVRVHIGGTYDVPVLTLSSSDPLYASAPESEIISLLIFGAPTFALDGAGQSTVRAVTGVLLPSVGGAVEGALQRFFPGINTIQVTTAGGQSQQDLSALSLFDNLSISAGKQIGERTFLRANTGVCRGGAASTRSSLWIGLSAEYRITRNLSGQVGMDPGSAPCTQLGTNGFPRLQFGFDLFREWIF